A window from Centropristis striata isolate RG_2023a ecotype Rhode Island chromosome 4, C.striata_1.0, whole genome shotgun sequence encodes these proteins:
- the LOC131970725 gene encoding POU domain class 2-associating factor 1 yields MVLHVISQQVKVEGETPPSGLARSRPYQGVRVRDPVKELLRRKRSLEPQSTKTAPPTADVGTHNSQTSYTQGMFGSDVAGGSPAEPSTPVSDGGLQGAGWRAAPPASSTGLQPAGTLWSSSDYNQQDPSAQTLAYPPTPTLTADVYMQTLCPSYTMLTYTHAPLLTNFGTIPMAPGQGSLPQMELQDSGLTYLPWAQPITTISTMQNPGVQFAPGSAALPGSPLVHMPLSMSLTTMIPQLEAQSVDHHHPQILDLQERSEHQLDPEPQGHEDPGVEPESPNLLDKLLEDQKGDDEEEDKDSYSSSIFIPNV; encoded by the exons ATGGTGCTACACGTCATCTCACAACAAGTGAAGGTGGAGGGGGAAA CGCCACCATCAGGCCTGGCCAGGTCCAGGCCGTACCAAGGTGTTCGAGTCAGAGACCCGGTAAAAGAACtgctgaggaggaagagaagtcTGGAGCCGCAGAGCACCAAGACAGCGCCCCCTACTGCG GATGTGGGCACACACAACAGCCAGACATCATACACACAAG GCATGTTTGGCTCTGATGTTGCCGGCGGCTCCCCAGCTGAGCCGTCGACCCCAGTCAGTGACGGAGGCCTGCAGGGTGCAGGATGGAGAGCTGCACCACCTGCCAGCAGCACCGGCCTGCAGCCTGCTGGAACGCTCTGGTCTTCATCCGACTACAACCAGCAGGACCCTTCAGCTCAGACTCTGGCCTATCCACCGACCCCCACCCTCACTGCTGATGTGTACATGCAGACTCTCTGTCCCAGCTACACCATGTTGACCTACACACACGCGCCATTACTCACTAACTTTGGG acCATTCCTATGGCTCCTGGACAAGGCTCTCTCCCTCAGATGGAGCTCCAAGACTCAGGGTTGACCTACCTCCCCTGGGCCCAGCCCATCACCACCATATCTACCATGCAGAACCCAGGGGTCCAGTTTGCCCccggctctgcagctctgcCCGGCTCGCCTCTGGTCCACATGCCCCTGTCCATGTCTTTGACCACCATGATCCCTCAGCTGGAGGCTCAGAGTGTAGATCATCATCACCCGCAGATACTGGACCTCCAGGAGCGTTCAGAACATCAACTGGACCCCGAGCCACAAGGCCATGAAGACCCAGGAGTAGAGCCGGAGTCACCAAACCTCCTGGATAAACTCCTGGAGGATCAAAAGGGTGACGACGAAGAGGAGGACAAAGACTCGTACAGCAGCTCAATCTTTATTCCCAATGTCTGA